In Balaenoptera ricei isolate mBalRic1 chromosome 7, mBalRic1.hap2, whole genome shotgun sequence, a single window of DNA contains:
- the XIRP2 gene encoding xin actin-binding repeat-containing protein 2 isoform X1, producing MARYQAAVSKGDCRSSSANMLEESEMRTVPGGLARVKKQFEKDKTASSCNTFTQYQYQHQGRSEQEVIRSSQVDIAGHSQEMERNEQVPYKAHKIDVLGTEMVSHLEKHTEEINQASPLHQYVQETVIDTPEDEEIPKVSTKFLKEQFEKSAQEKVLYSDKETTPTKQIKIESEYEETLKPSSIVGTSSTSYTSTSQRKETSTTRYSDHSATSSTLAQVNATSSEKAEEFPPPPPDILQTPIDVTAFSQSPELPSPPRIPPVPKELYSKQRNLYELNRLYKHIHPELRKNLEKDYISEVSEIVSRQVNLGSSVSADVQQARYVFENTNDISQKGLNSEREHLEWDEILKGEVQSMRWIFENQPLDSINNGSPHEDNISKGIADREIIAGGDVKYTKWMFETQPIDTLGDHSSGTEENAEKIPELARGDVCTARWMFETKPLDSMHKMHQSQEESIVTAIKDITGGDVKTVRYMFETQHLDQLRHLHSVDEVHLLQLRSELKEIKGNVKRSIKCFETQPLYVIRDGSGQMLEIKTVHREDVEKGDVRRARWMFETQPLDTINKDITEIKVIRGISMEENVKGGVSRAKWLFETQPLEKIKEESEEVITEKETVIGTDVSRKCWMFETQPLDILKDVPDADPLRSEEIIGGDVQTTKHLFETLPIKALKDSPDVGKLQKITTSEEEKGDVRHQKWIFETQPLEEIRGDKKEYIRTVKLEEVDRGDVRNYTRIFESNNLIKFDASHKIEVEGVTRGAVELNKSLFETTPLYAIQDHLGKYHQVKTVQQEEILRGDVRSCRWLFETRPIDQFDESIHKFQIIRGISAQEIQTGNVKSAKWLFETQPLDSIKYFSNMEEVESKTEQATDIIKGDVKTCRWLFETQPMESLYEKVSLMTGSEEIHKGDVKACTWLFETQSLDSIKDDSEATVKLQTVKQEEIHGGDVRTACFLFETENLDSIQGEEGKEIKAVEMDIQAGDVSSLRHKFESQSLDSISSSSEEVLKKIKTLKTEDIQKGNVLNCRWLFENQPIDMIKESQEGDKLVKTVTDIQGGDVRKGCFIFETFSLDEIKEESDCISTKKTITEEAIKGDVKSYRMLFETQPLYAIQDVEGFYHEVTTVKKEEVIHGDVRGTRWLFETKPLDSINESETVYVIKSVTQEDIQKGDVSSVRYRFETQPLDQITKEPRDIVPTVDYIQGGDVKTSKQFFESENLDKKTYIRTVSVNEIQKGNVKTSTWLFETHTLDELRGEGSGYENIKTVTQEDMQKGDVKQAVWLFENQTLDSIKEADESITKITKEEIPPSDVKTTTWLFETTPLHEFTENRVEKVEVIGKSIKETLEELYSQKVIEAPGIIIEADEVGDVRMAKYKLLNQASPEIQKEEILRVDLRSIMVKLLSKRDCKKREILVSEEEKGNVNLTKTQLLNRSTEFRAEKEEIVSGDVQQAIKNLFSEEGSVKKGILIQEDERGDVHMTIYCLLHENAGDTIKREEVIGGDVKRTIHNLLSSISSNKISERAKIDASERGNVQFFTTCIETGALDYLRQLQTWSDEILTARKQEKEENIIGGDVEGTKLLLKKRQSQVERTVNETDIVPGDVHNTVKVLLTEPQSTSCKLPKEEIIKGDLKSTLNSLSQAISQKTVAKTEEIIKGDMLATLKSLKESSQKWKESKQPDVIPGDIEKATECLEKTANTRMEILKKELIRDDLEASLRNLKEAQRPFKEVNKKSVIKEDVQSVMVGSEEEQKTENHHVAVQRDKKSVLQPRPGPFEPAARWQGGTDILNQTIGKSCHGDLREERTEVNLPKAPKGTVKIVIDREQNNDALEKNLRRLSNSHHKAIKNVLESGDRMGIWTDNITEQRLRDEHVSGQLTSTVSVREHLKTKESETVREQKKGAVFTQSIDKTIGKQQTETCEVRNDHQKSEAFPDKSPKNTKNTKTSTDTQSSKPSLTQGPVNKMAGETCEVSEDFQKQTLLKQEMQYSNKDIKKKNVTPQPVWQTLPVDQDMSNVTEVKVSQKSHNKFKATDKKQTDIHLKSQDFLMKTNTSKDLKMAMEMSFNPINCNPENNAKESEFPLPPPSPPPPLPSNSSAEIEFPLPPPPPFMMLPEKNVFLPSLSTEKMKAEFENFPGLPLPPPPEDEKFERECLAMFPPPPPPPAPSLKPAHLLSSSVQEKHSGAFIQYSQEEASSSQAKIITGKSGGRLPPPTLPKPKFPKQIEDKKNHSSPKVELENSPPDMECKITPSKDQKRVIMASSSEHIETKQNVSRKSLDKRKQLSMDSTRSLSQTVPETSPPKEKLIAPLVKSHSFPAGSGQQSPKPYMRKFKTPLMIAEEKYRQQREELEKQKKQESSCYNLVKTESPNQNMSELKKEVLLQTTKEEVPLAGMDSGVTVAQTNPVSQSLSQVLGACTDNQLSTTPVVTFASKRLQHVPAASEDKDTVKKEALQSSRDMTQSKSAREIKQSHQECRTQQTQQKKYLKQLHLPQSKPVSPSFKVKTIKLPTLDHKLNETSHSYESHEKQAEVDVQTITKQQYQETEKTEARTECSNKQLVAEKYYQLPTKEKTVTVKLPTESTEKSHESKLNIVREKQKEFRESESGKLPGGEETIQGPPMIGPKKEKLVVERKQEHLNKSAQKVVKQKVTDAHLDSQTQNFQQTYIQTSQSQGEHKKLPQPCNNLQEEKCLGVKGIQQKQVFSNTNDSKREITQDKSLFSSVRESQQDDGKCAVNILEFLRKREELKQILSRVKEFEAEPDKNGLKTFQMLLNIIPVWLLSEEKREYGVRIAMENNIEKIKEEIMHIKTQAEDMLVSCVNIIQTAMISSKAGKQRNKATSVNETLSKVSNADVSYNKNTERKENTIVEKTEHHQVATHQEATAQHHVKTHQEIKLDDAKSSPPSLKTRPPSPAFITIESTARQTETSAKDELSQSPKKDSFAELSPRSVSQPPRILRANTSPSPPKSHSEQLVKLKDTTAKLSRGTIPGSSITPVPIVEKRSEIITSPATLRRQIKIEARGRDSPPTITIPVSVNHADKSRGSFRESMEAQEEERKVGKRATYVRKDGVNSTKRIVPDTESFDAVEIIRKVEKPHLSEQMQRYEAANRTAQMAENVMNDHENEINRWFRGFEDGLGFDAKSNRRVYANGEANHNIKQESRTFCKEEFGLTSLESASFSGFSHSHPRELQETMPVKPPSIRSETRSLSELFSGVDAFESQVVGSKMMVSSSQGSEAGRSGFDFKHAPPTYEDVIAGHILDVSDSPKELRRNFQQTWQESERVFKNLGCATSDASATEMKTTFQEEAAFISETATPRQGNMYTLSKDGLSNGVPSSRQAEFSQILFPLPPLQQ from the exons GAGGTAATCCGTAGCAGCCAGGTCGACATTGCAGGACACAGccaggaaatggaaagaaatgaacaagTACCTTACAAAGCACACAAAATTGATGTTCTTGGAACAGAAATG GTCTCTCATCTTGAAAAACACACTGAGGAAATAAATCAAGCTTCTCCACTCCATCAATATGTTCAAGAAACAG TCATAGATACACCTGAGGATGAAGAGATTCCAAAGGTTTCaactaagtttttaaaagaacaatttgAAAAGTCTGCCCAGGAAAAGGTCCTTTATTCTGACAAAGAGACGACCCCAACCAAGCAGATTAAG ATTGAAAGTGAATATGAAGAGACTTTAAAGCCATCATCAATTGTGGGTACCTCTTCCACTTCTTACACTTCAACCAGCCAGAGGAAGGAAACATCAACCACAAGATACAGTGACCACAGTGCCACTTCCTCGACTCTGGCACAAGTTAATGCCACTTCTTCGGAAAAGGCAGAAGaatttcctcctcccccacccgaCATACTTCAAACTCCAATAGATGTGACAGCATTTTCCCAGTCCCCTGAACTCCCCAGCCCTCCTAGAATACCACCAGTCCCCAAAGAATTATATTCCAAGCAAAGAAATTTGTATGAATTAAACCGTTTATATAAACACATCCATCCTGAGTTAAgaaaaaacttagaaaaagatTATATCAGTGAGGTTTCTGAGATTGTTTCTCGTCAAGTGAACCTGGGGAGCTCAGTTTCAGCAGATGTGCAACAAGCCCGGTATGTTTTTGAAAATACGAATGACATTTCTCAAAAAGGTCTGAACTCGGAAAGAGAACACTTGGAGTGGGATGAAATTCTGAAGGGGGAGGTGCAGTCCATGAGATGGATCTTTGAGAATCAGCCATTAGATTCCATTAACAATGGCTCTCCACATGAAGATAACATCTCCAAGGGCATTGCTGATCGAGAAATCATTGCTGGTGGTGATGTGAAATATACAAAATGGATGTTTGAAACTCAACCCATCGATACTCTGGGGGATCATTCTTCTGGCACTGAAGAAAATGCTGAGAAAATTCCTGAGCTAGCCAGAGGAGATGTCTGCACAGCCCGGTGGATGTTTGAAACAAAGCCATTAGACTCAATGCATAAAATGCATCAAAGTCAAGAAGAATCAATAGTAACTGCCATAAAGGACATAACCGGGGGGGATGTCAAGACTGTGAGATACATGTTTGAAACTCAACATCTGGATCAACTTAGACACCTTCACTCAGTAGATGAGGTGCACCTACTGCAACTCAGGTCTGAGCTCAAAGAAATTAAGGGAAATGTTAAGAGGagtataaaatgttttgaaactcaACCATTATATGTTATTAGAGATGGTTCAGGTCAAATGCTAGAAATTAAAACCGTTCACAGAGAAGATGTTGAAAAGGGGGATGTGAGAAGAGCACGTTGGATGTTTGAAACACAGCCCTTAGACACAATTAACAAGGATATAACAGAAATTAAAGTCATCAGAGGAATATCCATGGAAGAAAATGTCAAAGGTGGGGTGAGTAGGGCAAAGTGGTTATTTGAAACTCAACCTTTGGAGAAAATCAAAGAAGAGTCAGAAGAGGTCATCACTGAAAAGGAAACAGTAATAGGTACAGATGTCTCTAGAAAGTGTTGGATGTTTGAAACACAGCCATTAGATATTCTAAAAGATGTTCCTGATGCAGACCCTCTAAGGTCTGAAGAGATAATAGGGGGTGATGTACAAACTACTAAGCATTTATTTGAAACACTTccaataaaggctttaaaagaTAGCCCTGATGTTGGAAAACTTCAAAAAATTACTACTTCTGAAGAAGAAAAGGGGGATGTTAGGCACCAAAAATGGATTTTTGAAACCCAACCTCTGGAAGAGATTAGAGGAGATAAAAAAGAGTACATACGAACAGTGAAACTTGAAGAAGTTGACAGAGGAGATGTAAGGAATTACACACGTATCTTTGAATCAAACAACTTAATTAAATTTGATGCATCGCATAAAATAGAGGTGGAAGGAGTCACAAGAGGTGCTGTAGAGTTAAATAAATCACTCTTTGAAACAACACCATTGTATGCCATTCAAGATCACCTTGGAAAATATCATCAAGTAAAGACAGTCCAGCAAGAAGAAATCCTAAGAGGGGATGTAAGAAGCTGTAGGTGGCTTTTTGAAACAAGGCCCATTGACCAGTTTGATGAAAGCATTCATAAATTTCAGATAATTAGAGGAATATCTGCTCAAGAAATACAGACTGGGAACGTGAAATCTGCTAAATGGCTGTTTGAAACCCAACCTCTTGATTCGattaaatattttagtaatatGGAAGAAGTAGAAAGTAAAACTGAACAAGCTACAGATATTATTAAAGGGGATGTCAAAACCTGTAGATGGCTTTTTGAAACCCAGCCAATGGAGTCTCTTTATGAAAAAGTTTCATTAATGACTGGCAGTGAAGAAATTCATAAGGGAGATGTCAAAGCCTGTACTTGGCTCTTTGAAACTCAGTCACTGGATTCCATAAAAGATGACTCCGAAGCAACAGTCAAATTGCAAACTGTAAAACAGGAGGAAATCCATGGTGGGGATGTTCGTACAGCATGTTTTCTTTTTGAGACAGAAAATTTGGACAGCATacaaggagaagaaggaaaggaaatcaaGGCCGTGGAAATGGATATCCAAGCTGGGGATGTCTCCAGCCTGCGGCATAAATTTGAAAGTCAGTCCTTAGATTCTATAAGTTCCAGTTCAGAGGAAGTTTTGAAAAAGATCAAAACCCTAAAGACTGAAGATATTCAGAAAGGCAATGTTTTAAATTGCAGGTGGCTTTTTGAAAACCAACCAATTGATATGATAAAAGAAAGCCAAGAAGGTGATAAATTAGTTAAGACAGTGACAGACATACAAGGTGGAGATGTAAGAAAGGGGTGCTTTATTTTTGAGACTTTTTCTTTAGATGAGATTAAAGAAGAATCTGACTGTATTAGCACCAAGAAAACAATTACTGAAGAAGCAATAAAGGGTGATGTAAAAAGCTACAGAATGCTCTTTGAAACCCAGCCACTCTATGCAATTCAAGATGTAGAAGGGTTTTATCATGAAGTGACAACAGTTAAAAAGGAAGAGGTAATTCATGGAGATGTACGAGGGACAAGGTGGCTTTTTGAAACGAAACCATTAGACTCCattaatgaatcagagactgtgtATGTTATTAAATCTGTCACACAAGAAGACATTCAGAAGGGAGATGTTAGTTCTGTCAGATACAGATTTGAAACCCAGCCACTGGATCAGATTACAAAAGAACCACGTGATATTGTGCCCACTGTAGACTATATTCAAGGTGGGGATGTAAAGACAAGTAAACAATTCTTTGAGTCTGAAAATTTGGATAAGAAGACTTATATAAGAACAGTAAGTGTCAATGAAATACAAAAGGGCAATGTTAAAACATCTACTTGGCTATTTGAGACCCACACTCTAGATGAGCTGAGAGGAGAAGGGTCAGGATATGAAAATATCAAAACAGTCACCCAGGAAGATATGCAGAAAGGTGATGTGAAGCAGGCAGTATGGCTTTTTGAAAATCAAACTTTGGATTCTATTAAGGAAGCAGATGAAAGCATCACAAAAATCACCAAGGAAGAAATCCCTCCTTCTGATGTCAAGACAACTACATGGCTCTTTGAAACTACACCCCTTCATGAATTTACTGAAAATAGGGTAGAAAAGGTGGAAGTTATTGGCAAAAGCATTAAAGAAACCTTAGAAGAACTCTACTCTCAAAAAGTTATTGAGGCTCCTGGAATCATCATTGAAGCTGACGAAGTTGGGGATGTTCGAATGGCAAAATACAAGCTCCTGAATCAAGCCTCTCCTGAGATACAGAAAGAAGAAATCCTCAGGGTTGATCTCAGAAGTATAATGGTGAAGCTACTTTCCAAAAGAGACTGTAAGAAAAGAGAGATTTTGGTTAgtgaagaagagaagggaaacgtTAATTTGACCAAAACTCAATTATTAAACAGATCAACAGAATTTCGtgctgaaaaagaagagatagtgAGTGGTGATGTCCAACAAGCAATAAAAAACCTGTTCTCCGAGGAAGGATCTGTAAAGAAAGGCATTTTGATTCAGGAAGATGAAAGAGGAGATGTTCACATGACTATCTATTGTCTTCTTCATGAAAATGCTGGTGACACAATTAAGCGTGAAGAAGTAATAGGGGGTGATGTAAAACGTACCATTCATAATTTGCTATCTTCCATATCAAgcaataaaatatctgaaagggCTAAAATCGATGCCTCTGAGAGGGGAAATGTTCAGTTTTTTACAACATGCATAGAAACTGGAGCTTTGGATTATCTCAGACAGCTCCAGACATGGTCAGATGAAATACTAACagctaggaaacaagaaaaagaggaaaatataattgGTGGCGATGTAGAAGGTACAAAACTGTTACTAAAGAAAAGGCAATCTCAGGTTGAACGTACTGTTAATGAAACTGACATCGTCCCAGGAGATGTGCATAATACAGTTAAGGTTCTTCTGACGGAGCCTCAGAGTACATCTTGTAAGTTacccaaagaagaaatcataaaaggTGATTTGAAGTCAACCCTAAATTCCCTGAGCCAGGCCATAAGTCAGAAAACAGTGgctaaaacagaagaaattataaaaggtGACATGCTGGCCACACTCAAGTCACTTAAGGAATCAAGCCAAAAGTGGAAAGAATCTAAACAGCCTGATGTCATCCCTGGGGATATAGAGAAAGCTACTGAATGCCTTGAAAAGACTGCAAACACAAGGATGGAAATCCTGAAAAAGGAGCTTATCCGAGATGACCTTGAAGCATCATTAAGGAATCTAAAAGAAGCACAAAGACCTTTCAAAGAGGTAAATAAAAAAAGTGTAATCAAAGAAGATGTGCAATCTGTGATGGTAGGATCTGAGGAAGAGCAGAAAACCGAGAATCATCATGTGGCTGTCCAGAGGGACAAAAAAAGCGTTCTTCAGCCAAGACCAGGACCATTTGAGCCGGCAGCCAGGTGGCAGGGGGGAACAGACATTCTTAATCAAACTATAGGCAAATCTTGTCATGGGGatttaagagaagaaagaactgAGGTTAATCTTCCAAAAGCCCCCAAGGGCACCGTAAAGATTGTCATAGATCGTGAACAAAACAATGATGCCCTTGAGAAAAACCTTAGAAGGCTATCTAATTCACACCACAAAGCTATTAAAAATGTGTTGGAATCAGGAGACAGAATGGGTATCTGGACTGATAACATAACAGAGCAACGTCTTAGAGATGAACATGTGAGTGGACAGCTGACTTCAACTGTGTCAGTTAGGGAACATCTAAAAACCAAGGAATCAGAGACAGTGAGAGAACAGAAGAAGGGTGCTGTCTTTACCCAATCTATTGATAAAACAATTGGAAAGCAACAGACTGAAACTTGTGAAGTGAGGAATGACCACCAGAAGAGTGAGGCTTTCCCTGACAAGAGTcctaaaaataccaaaaacactAAAACATCAACAGATACACAAAGCTCTAAGCCCAGTTTAACCCAGGGTCCAGTCAACAAGATGGCTGGAGAAACCTGTGAAGTTTCAGAGGACTTTCAGAAGCAGACTCTGTTAAAGCAAGAAATGCAATATTctaataaagatataaagaaaaagaacgtGACCCCTCAACCAGTGTGGCAGACTTTGCCTGTGGATCAAGACATGTCAAATGTAACAGAAGTGAAAGTCTCCCAAAAAAGCCACAATAAATTTAAGGCAACTGACAAAAAGCAGACTGATATTCATCTGAAAAGCCAGGACTTTCTAATGAAGACAAATACTTCCAAAGACTTAAAAATGGCAATGGAAATGTCCTTTAATCCAATCAACTGTAACCCTGAAAATAATGCAAAAGAAAGTGAGTTCCCTcttccacctccatctccacctcctcctctacCTTCCAATTCATCAGCTGAAATtgaatttcctcttcctcctccacctcctttcATGATGTTgcctgaaaaaaatgtgtttcttccCTCACTGTCCACAGAGAAGATGAAGGCTGAATTTGAGAATTTCCCAggcctccctcttcctccaccaCCAGAAGATGAGAAATTTGAAAGAGAATGTCTAGCAATGTTTCCACCACCTCCCCCTCCGCCAGCTCCATCTCTAAAACCAGCACAtctcctttcctcttctgttCAAGAAAAGCACAGTGGAGCATTCATACAATATTCCCAAGAAGAAGCCTCAAGCTCTCAGGCTAAAATCATAACAGGAAAATCTGGAGGACGTTTGCCACCTCCCACACTCCCCAAACCCAAATTTCCCAAGCAGATAGAAGATAAGAAGAATCATAGTTCCCCAAAAGTTGAATTGGAAAATTCACCGCCAGATATGGAATGTAAAATTACTCCCTCAAAGGATCAGAAAAGAGTAATAATGGCAAGTAGCAGTGAACACATAGAGACAAAGCAGAATGTATCTAGAAAAAGTCttgataaaagaaaacaattatctATGGACTCTACAAGGTCTCTCTCACAGACAGTTCCAGAAACTTCACCACCCAAGGAAAAACTGATAGCACCTCTCGTAAAATCTCATTCATTTCCAGCAGGTTCAGGACAGCAAAGTCCAAAACCTTATATGAGAAAATTTAAGACGCCTTTAATGATTGCTGAAGAAAAATACAGACAACAAAGAGAAGaacttgaaaaacagaaaaaacaggagAGTTCTTGCTACAACCTAGTCAAAACAGAAAGCCCAAATCAAAACATGTCAGAGTTGAAAAAGGAAGTGCTGTTACAAACAACAAAGGAGGAGGTCCCCCTAGCTGGAATGGATTCAGGGGTCACTGTGGCCCAAACCAACCCAGTCTCTCAAAGTCTTTCTCAAGTACTAGGAGCGTGTACCGATAACCAGCTTTCCACAACACCAGTAGTGACATTCGCTTCCAAGAGGCTCCAACATgttccagcagcctcagaagacaAAGATACCGTGAAAAAGGAAGCTTTGCAGAGCTCAAGGGATATGACCCAATCTAAATCAGCTCGTGAAATTAAACAGAGTCACCAAGAATGTAGGACACAGCAAACACAACAGAAGAAGTATCTGAAGCAGTTGCACTTGCCCCAAAGCAAACCAGTTTCCCCCAGTTTCAAAGTTAAAACCATCAAGCTTCCAACTCTAGACCATAAGTTAAATGAAACAAGCCACAGCTATGAAAGCCATGAAAAGCAAGCTGAAGTTGATGTTCAAACCATTACCAAACAACAGTACCAGGAAACcgagaaaacagaagcaaggaCTGAATGTAGCAATAAACAATTGGTAGCTGAAAAATATTATCAGTTACCTACGAAGGAGAAGACAGTAACAGTAAAACTGCCTACAGAATCCACAGAGAAAAGCCATGAAAGTAAACTCAATATAGTTCGTGAGAAGCAAAAAGAATTTAGAGAATCTGAGAGTGGGAAACTTCCAGGAGGTGAAGAAACAATTCAGGGACCACCAATGATTGGtccaaagaaagagaaactagtagttgaaagaaaacaagaacattTGAATAAATCAGCCCAGAAGGTAGTCAAACAAAAGGTTACTGATGCACATCTTGATTCACAGACTCAGAATTTTCAGCAAACATATATACAGACTTCTCAAAGTCAAGGTGAACATAAAAAATTGCCCCAGCCATGTAATAATCTGCAGGAAGAAAAATGTCTTGGCGTCAAGGGCATACAACAGAAACAAGTCTTTTCTAACACTAACGATTCAAAGCGAGAGATTACACAGGAcaaatctttattttcctctgtgAGAGAATCCCAGCAGGATGATGGAAAATGTGCTGTAAATATATTGGAATTCTTGAGAAAACGTGAAGAACTAAAACAGATTTTGTCTAGGGTAAAAGAGTTTGAAGCAGAGCCAGATAAAAATGGCCTTAAAACATTTCAGATGCTCTTAAATATTATTCCAGTATGGCTATtaagtgaagaaaaaagagaatatggAGTTCGCATTGCTATGGAGAATAACAtagaaaaaatcaaagaagaaataatgcaCATTAAAACTCAGGCAGAGGATATGCTTGTGTCCTGTGTAAATATAATTCAAACAGCCATGATATCCTCTAAAGCaggaaagcagagaaataaaGCTACTAGTGTTAATGAAACATTATCTAAAGTGTCTAATGCTGATGTCAGCTATAATAAAAACACTGAGCGGAAAGAAAATACAATTGTAGAAAAAACAGAGCACCACCAAGTAGCAACTCATCAAGAAGCAACTGCTCAGCATCATGTGAAAACCCATCAGGAAATTAAACTAGATGATGCCAAGTCTTCTCCTCCCTCTTTAAAAACACGCCCGCCATCACCAGCTTTCATAACAATCGAGTCTACTGCACGGCAAACAGAAACCTCTGCTAAGGATGAGCTTTCCCAGTCCCCTAAAAAGGACAGTTTTGCTGAACTATCACCAAGATCTGTGTCACAACCACCTAGAATTCTCAGAGCAAATACCTCCCCGTCTCCACCCAAGAGTCACTCTGAACAGCTTGTCAAACTCAAAGACACCACTGCGAAGTTATCCAGGGGGACCATACCAGGTTCATCCATAACCCCGGTTCCCATTGTAGAGAAGAGGTCTGAGATCATCACATCTCCTGCAACACTTCGTCGTCAAATTAAGATAGAGGCTCGTGGCAGGGACTCTCCACCTACAATCACAATACCTGTAAGTGTAAATCACGCTGATAAATCACGTGGTTCCTTCAGAGAATCCATGGAAGctcaagaggaagaaaggaaagtagGGAAAAGGGCGACTTACGTTCGCAAAGATGGAGTAAATTCCACTAAGCGCATAGTGCCAGATACTGAGAGTTTTGACGCAGTCGAAATCATCCGCAAAGTCGAAAAACCTCACCTATCAGAGCAAATGCAGAGGTATGAAGCCGCCAACCGGACTGCTCAAATGGCTGAAAATGTCATGAATGaccatgaaaatgaaataaacagatgGTTCAGGGGATTTGAGGATGGCCTAGGTTTTGACGCAAAGTCAAATAGAAGAGTTTATGCAAATGGAGAAGCAAACCATAATATAAAACAAGAAAGTCGTACATTTTGTAAGGAGGAATTTGGATTAACATCTTTAGAAAGTGCTAGCTTTAGTGGCTTTTCTCACAGTCATCCTAGAGAGCTGCAAGAAACGATGCCTGTTAAGCCGCCCAGCATCCGCTCTGAAACAAGATCTCTAAGTGAACTTTTCTCAGGTGTGGATGCATTTGAGAGTCAAGTTGTTGGGTCGAAGATGATGGTCTCTTCATCACAAGGCTCAGAAGCTGGCAGATCCGGCTTTGACTTCAAGCACGCCCCACCAACCTATGAGGATGTCATCGCTGGCcatattttagatgtttctgatTCACCTAAAGAACTCAGGAGGAATTTTCAACAGACGTGGCAGGAGAGTGAAAGAGTGTTTAAAAACCTGGGATGTGCAACCTCAGATGCTTCTGCAACTGAGATGAAAACCACCTTTCAAGAGGAAGCTGCATTTATAAGTG aaactgcAACTCCAAGACAAGGAAATATGTATACTTTGTCAAAAGACGGTTTATCCAATGGAGTGCCTAGTAGCAGACAGGCAGAGTTTTCACAAATCCTGTTTCCGCTGCCACCATTGCAACAGTAA